Part of the Spinacia oleracea cultivar Varoflay chromosome 5, BTI_SOV_V1, whole genome shotgun sequence genome, TCTTATTTCGCTTAGGGCCCTCAAAATGTTTGGATCGAGGCTGCCATCTACTTATATATAGTCCTTTTTTGGAGcaaaaaatcatcatcaacaatacAGTTTATACCTAATTCCAAGTGTATCTAGATATACAATCGTCATGTTATGCCTTAAACGGTTAAACCTATAAATCGGTGGTCGACGTTCTGCATGTTTCGCGGCAATTAGGtacataattattttaattatgagtACAGAAAAAACATATAATGGAAAGTATTGTAATTTATTGCAACAACGAATTTTAATACAAAAGTCAAACATTTGTTATTGGATATGTTGAATATGCTGACAAGTATATTCAATAGTCCTTTTTCATCCGTTTTCTTCAATTTTCACCAAAAGCTCGTATATTTTtctcattaattaattagtggggctaataaaaataaatattccgTATCTCTTATTATCAATAACatcaaataaattaataaaaatagattTACCACCTAAACAAAACTAGAAGTTAGTTGGGACTTGGGAGGTTACTTGTATCTTTTCTACCTTTGCCTCTCTAAGAAGAGAAACACATTTGAAGTTTTCTCGATTCTCAAATAATGATTATCCACCCACGAGAAATTTCATTTAACACTTAGGTGCACCTAGCTTTAGATacgtgttttttctttgtttgataaaataaaacaaggtaaaatgaaagaaaagaaacaaTTGGGATAAACGAGTGTGCTTTTTATTCTAGGTGCACCTGAGTGTAAGATAGATTTAGTACCACCTACTCGTcattatttctctctctcctcaaccaaAATAACTTCACCAAAAATGTTTTGTAGTTTGATGGAGCAGTTGAACCTTCCTCATACATTTTGTTTTCCTTGTATACTTTACCAAAAAAGCGTCATCaagaattattattattcatcACTTGTTCTTCAATCTTTCCaactatttcaaaaaaaaaaaaccaactttAACACACTTGTTTCTTTGACTTAATGTTAAAACAATCTTCACCCTTTTAACAACAGCCCGGCCATCAAATTTGACCTCTCTCAAAAGTAAGCTTAAACAATGATGGCAGTGAACCTGTTAACAGCCGGGGACTCGAGCAGCGCTTGCTCGAGCCCCCGGTTATCATTCTCTCGTGACCTTTCAGAGAGAAATAtgaaccaaaaccaaaaccaacaaGAAGTTGATGATAGACAAGATATGTCACTCTTATCATCAATTGACCAAAACTATGATTGTGATTTCAACTTCTGTGTGACTTCTGCAGGTTTTCCTGATACTGAAAGTTGTCCTGCAGATGAGCTGTTTTTCAATGGTGTGATCATCCCAACTCAAATGAAGGAAAAGCTCAATTCCATTAATCATTGCGTGAGAGAGAAAGATGAAGAGATTACTTCTTCAACAACAGCAACATTAGTCCGGCAAGACAAGACACAATCAAAGTCTTTTTGGAGGTTCAAAAGAAGTAGCAGTCTCAACTGTGAGAATTTCAGTAACAAGAGGACTTCTTCATCAGTTTGGTCATTGCCACTTCTTTGGAGGAGTAAATCAACTGGTTTTTCATCAAATGAGTTTGTTAAGCTAAATCAGAAGAATACTGGCTCGAATCATGGTAAGGTAGTAATGAATAATACTAATCAGAATTCAAGAAATTCTTCTTCTTCGCCGTCTTCTTGTCAGAAGCCTCCATTGAGAAAGAGTGGTTCAGGTGGTGGTGTTAGAAACAGTGCTGCTTTGAATGTTCCACCTCCTTACATAACAAAAGGTACATCAGATCTTCTGGGATTTGGTTCGTTGTTTCGCAATGGATCGAGAGAGAAGAAGAGCAAGAAATGAACAGAGTTTTTCTAAGTGTCATTTCTGGACTTGACTTGTATAGTATTAGTATTTTATCTTTACTACTAGTAGTATGTTAACTGCTGTATTTGCTAATCTGTTCTTGAAAAAGTTCCTTTTTTTTGGGTTAGATTAGATGATAGTAATCATGAGCAGATATTAGATAATAGTAATATATAAGCATTTGTTGGTTGGATTGAGAAAATTGTTTAAGGTACGTCGAGGAAGGTTAGGGTAATCTTCTCTCAAACAGTCTAGAAAACCCTAGGcttaatgtattttttttttaaaaaatatttacatCAACTGCGATATTTAATATGTGACCAATTTACTTCTCTATAAATATGTCATATGAGCAACAACTTTGCCACAATTCAGACATGTAATAGAGATCATATGTAACATCTAGTCATCTTTGACCTACAACGAGGTCACATTTAGATCACTACAGTACTGTTGAACTTGGTGTATTTTtgttgaacttattttattactgttgtttaacttattttattatCTATAAAGCCTAACTTGTTGAAGGAAATgaagggaagagaaaggaaaTATAATTGACAAcgtttaattttctctttcctcccaAATTCTTCCCGCtttggaaggaaaagaaacagaaatttgACAGCTTTCTTCTCAtttcccttcctttcccatCAAATTCCATATAATTTGTCAAACCAAACATCGGAACGTAATGGAAGTTACTTTGCACCTATTTGTCGATACAATACATTAGAGGTGTGATGGAAGAGAAACATGTGACATTTATTCATAGACTGACGAACTAGAAAACAGTTCGTGTTACATCAATATCCACAAGTAATTATTTGTTACGCGTCCACAAATCTCTGTTAACCAAATCATTCCACAAGGAGTAGCAAATAAGGAAGAAGTATCTTCTTCCTTTCATAGGCTAGGATTGCTTCATCTTTAATCTTAAGTGGCTAAAGTGTAGGGTTCACAACTATCATGAACACAGGCCAAGACATCTTTGTAATCCCTAGAGATTGTGAACGAATCGTAAACTTTACCATCACTGCTTTTTACATATTCAAACTCCAGACTTGAATGATTGTATGCTGTTAGCTTAACATATCCAAAATCCTGGTCTCTGTATATACTCCAAGCAGTTTTTATGGGACTGAACTCATTTAAGTGGGATCCGCCGCCACCAGCAACAACATGAATGGTACCATTCACCACACCTGAGTAGTGAGAGCTCCCCTCTTTCACACATTGGTTCTGCACCCAACAAAATATCATtaagggtgcgttctattcacctgattttcactttttttttttgaaccttatcttatatgaacttattagaacttatcaaaacttattttagttataaattgtacttgtttctacccttattttttctgaacttatcttatctggatttatctgaacttattttcctgaaataagcGGAAATAAGGTGCAAAGAAAGTTACCTGGTAAACAGGGCATGTTCTCTCATAATTATGAACATGGCCCCAAAATGCAAGATCAACTTTGTACTTCTGCCATAACTTTTGTAGGTCATCTCTCCCCATTGGCTCATCAAATGATCCTTCCATACCAAACCATTTATTCGAGGAATAACCAAGGGGCCGATGACCAGCAAAGATTAACCAAGGCTGTTTATGTCTATTAGCAGATGCAAGGCATTCTTCAAGGAATTTGTATTGTTCACTACCTGCCCTCCAATCATGCTCTGTATCTGCTATGCAGAAATGGAACATTCCatagtctgttgagtacctgcGCTTAATTTCATGACATACTTAGAAATACTGAAATTCAACATTGATGATTTGTTAAATGCCAAATCTAATAATTTGCATACCAAAACTTAGCTCGGTTTTTGGCAGGAACATAGAATGTTGTTTCAGCAGGGACACCACATTCGCCACCAGAGTCATTACTTATATAGAAAGATCCTGAATCTGGTACATCACGCTCATGATTTCCACTGGACAGTATCAATATATCATCATTAAGGCaatatcaaacaatagaatcttcaaaaaaaacttAATATGCAGTATATATGATCAACCTCGTatcaaaagttttaaaatttatgGAACACAAACCTTGCAACCATGAATGGTTTAACTGATGCAATGGGCTCAACTTGTGCAGTAAATTGGTCCCATTGTGAGATATATCCATTAGCATATGGTAAATCTCCTATAAGGAAAACTGCATCAATGTTGTCAATATCTTTAACGAGTTGGTCAGTAGTATTCAGTGCTCCTGGTTGATAATCAGCATACTCATTTGATCCATCTCGTTCTCCCTTTAATTACaattattacaaaaaaaaaatgtcatctTGCTGCTATGCCTATATGTCCTAGTATGAATTAAACCTTGATATTTTtcaggcaaatttgtcaaaaaagaCCTCGAGTATTAAAAACTTTTAGTATCAGGAAGTGTCATACCTTCCCCATGTCCCCAAATATTACAACACGTTGTAGTGAACTTTCTCCCGGAACTGGGGGTGATTTAAACTTGTATTTCTTGCTCCAGACATATGAACCATTTGGTAACTTATGACCCAACCTATAAGAGTACCTGGACAATAACAAATGATGACAATTCATTAATAAGCCTAAACTTTGATTATGACTAGTACTGCGAATTATTTTTGAATCATACATTGTGTTTGGCCATAGTTCTTTCATATAGCTAGTGTGTATAAATCCAGGATCCCTCCAACCAACTGTTCGTGCAGGTGAAGCTTCACAATAACAAAACAACTCCATTAGTTTAGTAAGTCAATGATGAAGATTCTGAATTAGCTAGGTATCTTTACATGATAAGACCATGAAATCTTTTTGAGTGAAACAAACTACCACATATACAATCTGCAGAAATGATATTAGAAGAGGAAGATCAACAAAGCATACCACACATTTGGTTACGAGTATATGTAAAAGTTGCTGCAGGTGATTGAATGGTAGCTCCATCCACAGCCCCCCACTCAACAAAAGGAACAGATTCACCTATGTTGTAACCACTTGTCCATGTCACTGTCATCTGTACAATCACAAAGTGCAGCAACACGATATCAGAATACTGAATATCCGTTTTCAGCATTCTAACTGCTAGATTTTTCTCCCATAGACACATTTTTAAGCACATGAGAAACATAGATACAAGGCAGAAACTTACCACATCCCAAGTTTCTCCCATAGCAAGTCGAGGATAAAGGGGTGCTTTTGGGTTTGGAAAAACAGATATAGGGTTTGAAACTGCCACCAGCTTTGGCTACATTcaccaaacaaaggaaacatAAGTAGCATTTATAGTATAATTGATTAGAAATAATGAAAGAGTGAATCTTCTTCTGGTTCATTGATAAACTCACATTAGACAAGCCTCCAGTAAACAATGCAAAGGAAAAATCTGCTCTTTGATTAATCAACTCGAACTTCAATTCAGCTTTTCCATTTTTGAGATAATTTGAATTCGAGTAGTTTGCATATTTGTACTGAATGTCATCAAAACTCAAACAATATTATTACCCACTAGTGCTACTGTTTGAAGTTCAATCTTAAACTTAAGTTTATTATTACCTTTAT contains:
- the LOC130459067 gene encoding uncharacterized protein yields the protein MMAVNLLTAGDSSSACSSPRLSFSRDLSERNMNQNQNQQEVDDRQDMSLLSSIDQNYDCDFNFCVTSAGFPDTESCPADELFFNGVIIPTQMKEKLNSINHCVREKDEEITSSTTATLVRQDKTQSKSFWRFKRSSSLNCENFSNKRTSSSVWSLPLLWRSKSTGFSSNEFVKLNQKNTGSNHGKVVMNNTNQNSRNSSSSPSSCQKPPLRKSGSGGGVRNSAALNVPPPYITKGTSDLLGFGSLFRNGSREKKSKK
- the LOC130460775 gene encoding nucleotide pyrophosphatase/phosphodiesterase-like, which codes for MTKITQNMRNKYQVLLFLFLQTILILNWSTNTLGHRHKNGNGHGHGDGVQPLSQINILSTKFAIHNKASVRVSTILLPTEENEDSTILGTSRSMIQDIQGNESNDYVRPVTVTLMSDNPSSDDWVGVFSPAKFNASTDCKEVGNWRVEDPVICTAPIKYKYANYSNSNYLKNGKAELKFELINQRADFSFALFTGGLSNPKLVAVSNPISVFPNPKAPLYPRLAMGETWDVMTVTWTSGYNIGESVPFVEWGAVDGATIQSPAATFTYTRNQMCASPARTVGWRDPGFIHTSYMKELWPNTMYSYRLGHKLPNGSYVWSKKYKFKSPPVPGESSLQRVVIFGDMGKGERDGSNEYADYQPGALNTTDQLVKDIDNIDAVFLIGDLPYANGYISQWDQFTAQVEPIASVKPFMVASGNHERDVPDSGSFYISNDSGGECGVPAETTFYVPAKNRAKFWYSTDYGMFHFCIADTEHDWRAGSEQYKFLEECLASANRHKQPWLIFAGHRPLGYSSNKWFGMEGSFDEPMGRDDLQKLWQKYKVDLAFWGHVHNYERTCPVYQNQCVKEGSSHYSGVVNGTIHVVAGGGGSHLNEFSPIKTAWSIYRDQDFGYVKLTAYNHSSLEFEYVKSSDGKVYDSFTISRDYKDVLACVHDSCEPYTLAT